One region of Dokdonia sp. 4H-3-7-5 genomic DNA includes:
- a CDS encoding aldose 1-epimerase family protein, giving the protein MLHTIHNENLICTITSKGAEIRSLINKETGEEYIWQIDPSVWGSSSPVLFPAIGNIKENKIVFNGEDYAMTKHGIIRNNEQLDFQQHDASSCSFTLTSYNETLRQYPYTFHFRVSFTLVEYRLLMTYTVTNNDTVPMHFACGGHTAYACPLDEHTALSNYVIEFPETLDLTSRTLGDSGLLSPEKRAIKTNGGLLPLSERLFNEDALIFTDINYDWVRLRKKDEKKGVIVRFKDYPNLALWSKPAADYVCIEPWIGLPDSEDESIDITKKGSYKTLAPGATFDITIETEIEQN; this is encoded by the coding sequence ATGCTCCACACCATCCACAACGAAAACCTCATCTGTACCATTACTTCAAAAGGGGCAGAAATACGTTCCTTAATTAATAAGGAGACTGGTGAAGAATATATTTGGCAGATAGATCCTTCTGTGTGGGGAAGTAGTTCGCCAGTGTTGTTTCCTGCTATTGGTAATATTAAGGAGAATAAGATTGTTTTTAATGGCGAAGACTATGCTATGACTAAGCATGGAATTATAAGAAATAATGAGCAGCTTGATTTTCAGCAGCACGACGCGTCTAGTTGTTCTTTTACGCTCACAAGTTATAATGAAACATTACGACAGTATCCATATACGTTCCATTTTCGCGTAAGCTTTACCCTTGTTGAGTATCGATTATTAATGACCTATACGGTTACAAATAATGATACCGTGCCTATGCATTTTGCCTGTGGTGGTCACACTGCTTATGCTTGCCCACTTGATGAGCATACTGCACTATCTAATTATGTGATTGAATTTCCAGAGACGCTAGATCTTACCTCGCGCACGCTAGGAGATAGTGGGTTATTATCTCCTGAAAAACGAGCTATCAAAACTAATGGCGGACTCTTACCACTCTCAGAAAGGCTTTTCAATGAAGATGCCCTCATCTTTACAGACATTAATTATGACTGGGTACGACTGCGTAAAAAAGATGAAAAGAAAGGAGTCATCGTGCGCTTTAAGGATTATCCTAACCTTGCTTTATGGTCAAAACCCGCTGCAGATTATGTGTGTATTGAACCGTGGATAGGACTTCCAGACAGTGAAGATGAAAGTATCGATATCACTAAAAAAGGTTCTTATAAAACGCTTGCGCCAGGTGCAACATTTGATATCACTATTGAAACCGAAATAGAGCAAAACTAA
- a CDS encoding cation:proton antiporter — MALIVETPPYFVALACTGFAISLMAFIPVYSKKIKITYIIPLLLLGMILFFAGAPLPWPDPLWELEIGKIVSEVIVIISLMTAGLKIGTSYKWSDWKKPLSLVAITMPLCMIAIFAIAHFLLGLNGPVSLLLAAVLAPTDPVLASELQLEEHQDLKERNTGLRYTLTAEAGINDGLAFPFVFLAILWSEASSFQEIDWMNFISYYVLFKIIGGLLVGAIIGFIYSWVVQYHSKEHQKYILNGFIAVALTFFSYGLGEILSTYGFLSVFATGVFMQYHCRKSTEDNINTSMLHFAEETEKLLVALWTIFFGGALVSGILSYTDVDGIIASLVIVLVLRPIFGYLAMLTTNFSKAKKWAISFFGIRGIGSFFYLSYALIHGNFTEYDELFGIVSYVILFSILIHGLTSLHVIDYFKRTNKAA; from the coding sequence ATGGCGTTAATCGTAGAAACCCCTCCTTATTTTGTTGCGCTAGCATGCACAGGTTTTGCCATCTCACTTATGGCGTTCATTCCCGTGTATTCAAAAAAAATAAAAATCACTTATATCATACCACTACTACTATTAGGTATGATATTATTTTTTGCGGGCGCACCTCTTCCTTGGCCAGATCCGCTATGGGAGTTAGAAATAGGTAAGATAGTAAGCGAAGTTATTGTGATCATAAGTCTTATGACAGCTGGGCTCAAAATAGGCACGAGTTATAAATGGAGTGACTGGAAAAAACCGTTATCACTGGTCGCGATTACAATGCCGCTATGCATGATTGCCATTTTTGCTATTGCTCATTTCTTACTAGGACTTAATGGTCCCGTTTCTTTATTACTCGCAGCAGTGCTTGCGCCTACAGATCCCGTGCTTGCTAGTGAGTTACAACTAGAAGAACATCAAGATTTAAAAGAGAGAAATACAGGTTTACGTTACACACTTACCGCAGAGGCTGGCATAAATGATGGACTTGCTTTTCCATTTGTTTTTCTAGCTATTTTATGGAGTGAAGCTAGCAGTTTTCAAGAAATAGACTGGATGAATTTTATAAGCTACTATGTTTTATTTAAAATTATAGGTGGTCTTTTAGTTGGCGCCATAATAGGCTTTATATATAGCTGGGTGGTACAGTATCATAGCAAAGAACATCAAAAATATATACTCAATGGCTTTATTGCGGTCGCGCTCACTTTCTTCTCTTACGGTCTAGGGGAAATACTGAGTACTTACGGTTTTTTAAGTGTGTTTGCTACTGGTGTATTTATGCAATATCACTGCCGAAAATCTACAGAGGATAATATAAATACTTCTATGCTGCACTTTGCAGAGGAGACAGAAAAATTACTCGTCGCACTGTGGACCATCTTTTTTGGTGGTGCTTTGGTTTCAGGTATATTATCATATACAGATGTAGACGGTATCATAGCGAGTCTAGTTATTGTACTAGTATTGCGACCTATTTTTGGGTATCTCGCCATGCTTACCACAAACTTTTCAAAGGCAAAAAAATGGGCAATTAGTTTCTTCGGGATACGCGGTATAGGGAGTTTCTTTTACCTAAGTTATGCTTTGATACACGGTAATTTTACAGAGTATGACGAGCTATTTGGTATTGTGAGTTACGTGATTCTCTTTAGTATTCTTATTCACGGACTTACGAGCCTTCACGTGATTGATTATTTTAAGCGAACAAACAAGGCCGCTTAA